In a genomic window of Rhodovulum sp. P5:
- the cydX gene encoding cytochrome bd-I oxidase subunit CydX, with product MWYFAWILGLPLAALLAVVNAMWLEMHCDNEIIEDGPMSRK from the coding sequence ATGTGGTATTTCGCCTGGATCCTCGGGCTTCCCCTCGCCGCCCTTCTGGCCGTGGTCAACGCGATGTGGCTTGAGATGCATTGCGACAACGAGATCATCGAAGACGGGCCGATGTCGCGCAAGTAG
- the cydD gene encoding thiol reductant ABC exporter subunit CydD produces MSTLERAGAIAAASSLLWLIQAGAVALAIGDMLAPETHPGHFAIYAVIFIIIGASRAALDSLAGGMAFRAADTVLAMERAKLLTRESRRATDDPSRPPAAKTATLAAEKLAALTPFLTRYAPARRRSQVVPLVFLAVAFYFSWAVGLVLLVAGPLIPVFMALVGIAAKKASERQMEELSNMNVLLLERLTALVDIRLLDASDRTTATFRDAADRLRARTMEVLRVAFLSSTVLELFAAIGVAMVAVYVGFSLLGELSFGAWATPLTVAEGVFLLLLAPDYFQPLRDLAAAWHDKADATAVAREIAELEAKPETGFLGLGASAQPIDTTASLSVRGLAYRPPGGRLIRFPDFDLNPGETLAITGPSGIGKSSLLRLIAGMAVPAEGEIRLGDTVLDASNADAWRARLGWLPQQPRFVSGSLRKNLTLAVRPGHSLPLDAALELAAADGVVATLPRGLNTRLGETGMGVSGGEARRLIVARAAHAHPDLLLADEPTADLDEETAAMVTEGLLGLVAGGVALIVATHDPKLASTMDRQISMEADSAEEDTA; encoded by the coding sequence ATGAGCACGCTGGAACGTGCGGGCGCAATTGCCGCCGCATCCTCCCTTTTATGGCTGATTCAGGCCGGTGCGGTGGCGCTTGCCATCGGCGACATGCTGGCCCCCGAGACGCATCCGGGACATTTCGCGATCTACGCGGTCATCTTCATCATCATCGGGGCCAGCCGGGCCGCATTGGACAGCCTTGCCGGCGGCATGGCGTTTCGCGCCGCCGACACCGTGCTGGCGATGGAACGGGCAAAGCTTCTGACCCGCGAATCCCGCCGTGCCACCGATGACCCCTCGCGCCCGCCAGCCGCCAAGACCGCGACGCTTGCGGCGGAAAAGCTGGCGGCGCTGACCCCGTTTCTGACACGCTATGCCCCGGCGCGCCGCCGCTCTCAGGTCGTGCCGCTCGTATTCCTCGCGGTGGCCTTTTACTTCTCGTGGGCCGTGGGGCTTGTGTTGCTGGTTGCGGGACCGCTGATCCCCGTCTTCATGGCCCTGGTCGGCATCGCCGCGAAGAAGGCCAGCGAACGGCAGATGGAAGAGCTGTCGAACATGAATGTGCTGCTGCTGGAACGGCTGACGGCGCTGGTCGATATCCGCCTTCTCGATGCCTCCGACCGCACGACGGCAACCTTCCGCGACGCCGCCGACCGTCTGCGCGCCCGCACGATGGAGGTTCTGCGCGTCGCCTTCCTGTCCTCCACCGTGCTGGAGCTTTTCGCGGCCATCGGCGTGGCCATGGTGGCTGTCTATGTCGGTTTCTCGCTGCTCGGAGAGCTGAGCTTCGGGGCATGGGCCACGCCGCTGACCGTGGCCGAGGGGGTATTCCTGCTGCTGCTCGCGCCCGACTATTTTCAGCCGCTGCGCGATCTGGCCGCCGCCTGGCATGACAAGGCCGACGCCACGGCCGTGGCCCGCGAGATCGCGGAGCTGGAGGCCAAGCCCGAGACGGGATTCCTTGGCCTCGGCGCAAGCGCGCAACCCATCGACACGACGGCCAGCCTGTCGGTGCGCGGGCTGGCCTATCGGCCTCCGGGCGGGCGGTTGATCCGGTTTCCGGACTTCGACCTCAACCCCGGCGAAACGCTGGCGATCACCGGGCCAAGCGGCATCGGCAAATCGTCTCTTTTGCGCCTGATCGCGGGTATGGCGGTGCCCGCCGAAGGCGAAATCCGGTTGGGTGACACGGTTCTGGATGCAAGCAATGCCGATGCGTGGCGGGCCCGCCTTGGCTGGCTGCCGCAGCAGCCGCGCTTCGTCTCGGGCAGTCTGCGCAAGAACCTGACCCTGGCGGTGCGGCCCGGCCATTCGCTGCCGCTGGATGCCGCGCTGGAACTGGCCGCGGCCGATGGGGTGGTCGCCACCCTGCCCCGAGGACTGAACACAAGGCTGGGCGAGACCGGCATGGGGGTTTCAGGCGGAGAGGCCCGGCGCCTGATCGTGGCGCGTGCCGCCCATGCCCATCCCGACCTGCTGCTCGCCGACGAACCGACCGCCGATCTGGACGAGGAGACCGCCGCGATGGTGACCGAGGGTCTGCTTGGCCTTGTCGCCGGCGGGGTCGCGCTGATCGTGGCCACCCATGACCCCAAGCTTGCCAGCACGATGGACCGGCAGATCAGCATGGAAGCCGACAGTGCCGAGGAGGACACCGCATGA
- a CDS encoding amino acid ABC transporter ATP-binding/permease protein: protein MRDILRVLRLIWRAQRASLLRGTILAVTVVAAGVALLGLSGWFITAAGAAGLMGLGKAFNVFQPSAAVRFLALGRTAARYGERLLTHDATLKSLTDIRISLLRGVLGLPFQTLARLRGAETMNRLVADVDALDGIALRLFIPAVSAAVVYVGTFALLWWLTDLILALWIVLSFTFGVSVVLAWTGRHALSPSRRAEKALQAFRIRIIDMLRARDDLVVYGRLPDQTETVQSAEMRMRDNLDAVDRLERRAGLALSLTTTLSAGTALWLGGALAARGDITPAQAALGFFVTLALAETVQPLRRGLADLGRMLDAARRVQRLLPEDGPAPASPAGPAPQPHLPALDMDGIRYRHPGAENPVVDGFALSVAAGETVALAGASGRGKSTILALAAGLIRPEAGTIRIAGRPIGTLSDTQLRSEMTYLPQRSVLLGQSFFDMLALADPDLDEAAALEALEAVALTATVAGRGGLHARLSENGAGLSGGEQRRLAVARALMRRPRLLLLDEPTEGLDRDTADRVLKGIRDILPDAAILTASHRRAEQDWSDRMIRMT, encoded by the coding sequence ATGAGGGACATCCTTCGGGTTCTTCGCCTGATCTGGCGGGCACAGCGGGCTTCCCTGCTCCGGGGCACGATCCTTGCCGTTACGGTGGTTGCGGCCGGCGTCGCCCTTCTGGGCCTGTCGGGCTGGTTCATCACAGCGGCCGGTGCCGCAGGCCTGATGGGGCTGGGCAAGGCCTTCAACGTCTTCCAGCCCTCGGCCGCGGTGCGGTTTCTGGCACTTGGCCGGACGGCGGCACGGTATGGCGAACGGCTTCTGACCCATGATGCGACGCTGAAAAGCCTGACCGACATCCGTATCAGCCTTCTGCGCGGCGTGCTGGGGCTTCCGTTCCAGACGCTGGCCCGGCTGCGCGGGGCCGAGACGATGAACCGGCTTGTGGCCGATGTCGATGCGCTCGATGGCATTGCGCTGCGCCTGTTCATCCCTGCGGTGTCGGCAGCGGTGGTCTATGTCGGCACCTTCGCCCTGCTCTGGTGGCTGACCGATCTGATCCTCGCGCTCTGGATCGTGCTGAGTTTCACCTTCGGCGTCAGTGTGGTTCTGGCCTGGACCGGGCGCCATGCGCTTTCCCCCTCGCGCCGCGCGGAAAAGGCGCTGCAGGCCTTCCGCATCCGGATCATCGACATGCTGCGTGCGCGCGACGACCTTGTGGTCTATGGCCGTCTGCCCGACCAGACCGAGACCGTGCAAAGCGCAGAAATGCGCATGCGGGACAATCTGGATGCCGTCGACCGGCTGGAACGGCGCGCGGGGCTGGCCCTGTCGCTGACCACGACGCTGTCGGCGGGAACCGCGCTCTGGCTCGGCGGGGCGCTGGCGGCCCGGGGCGACATCACGCCCGCGCAGGCCGCGCTTGGGTTCTTCGTCACGCTCGCCCTTGCGGAAACGGTGCAGCCGCTGCGGCGCGGTCTGGCTGACCTTGGCCGGATGCTGGACGCTGCGCGCCGGGTGCAACGCCTTTTGCCGGAGGACGGTCCCGCACCTGCCTCACCGGCTGGCCCGGCCCCACAACCGCACCTGCCCGCCCTAGACATGGACGGGATCCGGTATCGCCACCCCGGCGCCGAAAACCCCGTCGTTGATGGTTTCGCGCTCAGCGTCGCCGCGGGGGAGACCGTCGCGCTCGCTGGGGCGTCGGGGCGCGGAAAGTCGACGATCCTCGCGCTTGCCGCCGGGCTGATCCGTCCCGAGGCCGGCACCATCCGGATCGCAGGGCGCCCGATCGGAACGCTCAGCGACACCCAGCTTCGGAGCGAGATGACCTATCTGCCCCAGCGCAGCGTGCTTCTGGGCCAGAGCTTTTTCGACATGCTGGCCCTGGCCGATCCCGATCTTGACGAGGCCGCCGCGCTTGAGGCGCTGGAAGCCGTGGCCCTGACCGCAACGGTCGCCGGGCGCGGTGGGCTTCATGCCCGCCTGTCCGAAAACGGCGCGGGCCTGTCGGGCGGCGAACAGCGCCGGCTTGCGGTTGCCCGGGCGCTTATGCGCCGCCCCAGGCTCTTGTTGCTGGACGAACCGACCGAGGGGCTGGACCGGGACACGGCAGACAGGGTCCTGAAGGGGATTCGCGACATACTGCCCGATGCGGCAATCCTGACCGCATCCCACCGCCGCGCCGAGCAGGACTGGTCGGACCGAATGATTCGGATGACATGA
- the cydB gene encoding cytochrome d ubiquinol oxidase subunit II: MILHELIDFELLRVIWWLLLGVLLIGFALTDGFDLGVGALLPFVAKTDLERRVAINTVGPVWEGNQVWFILGGGAIFAAWPPLYAVSFSGFYLAMFLILAALILRPVGFKYRSKREDERWRAAWDWGLFIGGFVPALVFGVAVGNVLQGVPFRLTEDLHSIYEGSFFGLLNPYAILAGLVSVSMLVMHGAAWLVLKTEGIVNDRARVFGGYAALATIVTFALAGFWLAVGIDGYHFVGEVATDGPSNPLLSEVVKGGQNGGSWMTAYADRPWIVIAPALAFGGAALAWLGFRSGAEGWTMIASKLSITGIISAVGLTMFPFILPSSIDPNSSLTVWDSSSSHLTLFVMLVSAVIFVPLILAYTAWVYKVLWGKVTAEDVLDNSDSVY, encoded by the coding sequence ATGATCCTGCATGAACTTATCGACTTCGAACTGCTGCGCGTGATCTGGTGGCTGCTGCTTGGCGTCCTTCTGATCGGCTTTGCCCTGACCGACGGGTTCGACCTTGGCGTGGGCGCCCTTCTGCCCTTCGTCGCCAAGACCGACCTGGAACGGCGCGTCGCGATCAACACCGTGGGTCCCGTCTGGGAGGGCAACCAAGTATGGTTCATCCTTGGCGGCGGCGCCATCTTCGCGGCTTGGCCCCCGCTTTACGCGGTCAGCTTCTCGGGCTTCTACCTTGCGATGTTCCTGATCCTCGCGGCGCTGATCCTGCGGCCCGTGGGCTTCAAGTACCGCTCCAAGCGTGAAGACGAACGCTGGCGCGCCGCGTGGGACTGGGGCCTTTTCATCGGCGGGTTCGTCCCGGCGCTGGTCTTCGGCGTGGCGGTCGGCAATGTCCTTCAGGGTGTGCCCTTCCGCCTGACAGAAGACTTGCACTCGATCTACGAGGGCAGCTTCTTCGGCCTTCTGAACCCCTACGCCATCCTTGCCGGTCTGGTGTCGGTATCGATGCTGGTGATGCACGGCGCGGCCTGGCTGGTGCTGAAGACCGAGGGCATCGTCAACGACCGCGCCCGCGTGTTCGGTGGCTATGCGGCACTGGCCACGATCGTGACCTTCGCACTGGCGGGTTTCTGGCTGGCCGTGGGCATCGACGGCTATCACTTCGTGGGCGAGGTCGCGACCGACGGTCCGTCCAACCCGCTGCTGAGCGAGGTCGTCAAGGGCGGGCAGAACGGCGGGTCGTGGATGACGGCCTATGCCGACCGTCCGTGGATCGTGATCGCCCCGGCGCTGGCCTTTGGCGGCGCGGCGCTGGCATGGCTCGGCTTCCGGTCGGGGGCCGAGGGCTGGACCATGATCGCCTCGAAACTGTCGATCACCGGCATCATCTCGGCCGTGGGTCTGACGATGTTCCCGTTCATCCTGCCCTCCAGCATCGATCCGAATTCGTCGCTGACGGTCTGGGACAGTTCGTCCTCGCACCTGACGCTGTTCGTGATGCTGGTCTCGGCGGTGATCTTCGTGCCACTGATCCTTGCCTACACCGCCTGGGTCTACAAGGTGCTGTGGGGCAAGGTCACGGCCGAGGATGTCCTCGACAACTCCGACAGCGTCTACTGA
- the hemF gene encoding oxygen-dependent coproporphyrinogen oxidase, with amino-acid sequence MTEMFDDRKAQASAWFQTLRDEIVAAFEALEDSQTTGPFADQPAGRFEVTETRRKSEDGSDAGGGVMSVMRGGRVFEKVGVNISTVHGRLNPQAQSAMMARKDMPGLAEDPRFWASGVSLVAHMQNPHTPAVHLNTRMFWTPHGWWFGGGTDLNPCLPRDEDTADFHAVLKTHCDRHDTSYYPRFKAWADEYFFVPHRGRARGVGGIFFDDHNTGDWDTDFAFVRDVGRAFLPAFLPITERRRDEAWTDDDRATLFAQRGLYAEFNLLYDRGIKFGLATGHDPDAILMSMPPLASWP; translated from the coding sequence ATGACCGAAATGTTCGATGATCGCAAGGCACAGGCTTCGGCCTGGTTTCAGACCTTGCGTGACGAAATCGTGGCCGCCTTCGAGGCGCTTGAAGACAGTCAGACAACCGGCCCCTTCGCCGATCAGCCCGCCGGCCGGTTCGAGGTGACCGAGACCCGCCGCAAGAGCGAGGACGGTTCTGACGCCGGCGGCGGCGTGATGAGCGTGATGCGCGGCGGCCGGGTGTTCGAAAAGGTGGGCGTCAACATCTCGACCGTACACGGGCGGCTGAACCCTCAGGCGCAATCGGCGATGATGGCGCGCAAGGACATGCCCGGCCTGGCCGAAGACCCGCGCTTCTGGGCCTCGGGCGTCAGCCTTGTGGCGCATATGCAAAACCCCCACACGCCCGCAGTGCATCTGAACACGCGGATGTTCTGGACACCCCATGGCTGGTGGTTCGGGGGCGGCACCGATCTTAACCCCTGCCTGCCGCGGGACGAGGACACCGCCGATTTCCATGCGGTGCTGAAGACCCATTGCGACCGGCACGACACCAGCTATTACCCCCGCTTCAAGGCCTGGGCGGACGAGTATTTCTTTGTTCCCCATCGCGGCCGGGCGCGGGGCGTCGGCGGCATCTTTTTCGACGACCACAATACCGGCGACTGGGACACGGATTTCGCCTTTGTCCGGGACGTCGGCCGTGCCTTCCTGCCGGCCTTCCTGCCGATCACCGAACGCCGCCGGGACGAGGCATGGACCGACGACGACCGCGCAACGCTTTTCGCCCAGCGCGGCCTCTATGCCGAGTTCAACCTGCTCTACGACCGCGGCATCAAGTTCGGTCTGGCAACGGGCCACGACCCCGACGCCATCCTGATGAGCATGCCGCCGCTGGCAAGCTGGCCGTAA
- a CDS encoding cytochrome ubiquinol oxidase subunit I, producing the protein MELDIVELSRLQFAMTAMYHFLFVPLTLGLSIIVAIMETVYVMTNRPIWRQMTKFWATLFGINFVLGVATGITMEFQFGMNWSYYSHYVGDIFGAPLAIEGLMAFFLEATFVGLMFFGWDKMSKPMHAIVTWLVAIGSNFSALWILIANGWMQHPVGAEFNPVSMRMEMTSFFDVMFNEVAQAKFVHTVSAGYVTASVFVLGVSAWYLLQGRHTELARRSIAVAASFGLAAAFSVVILGDESGYSATHTQKMKLAAIEGMWETHEAPAPFNLFGVPDREERETKYAVQIPIAMGLIGTRSLTEEMSGINDLVDEAEDRVRNGLIAYDALMDIRAAKGDASPETMAQFEDHSEDLGFAFLLKRYVDDPRTATEAQIEQAASDTIPGVFPLFWAFRIMVGLGFAFIGVMIFFFVRANFYRMQFPRWSLWLAVVAIPTPWIAAEMGWFVAEFGRQPWTVDGVLPTALSVSHLSVTQVGLTLAGFVTFYSILFIIEMGLMLKYIRKGPFMDVSETDAWTKRHSDRLSGRGSSIQPAE; encoded by the coding sequence ATGGAACTCGACATTGTCGAGCTGTCCCGGCTCCAGTTTGCCATGACAGCAATGTATCACTTCCTCTTCGTGCCGCTCACGCTTGGTCTGTCGATCATCGTGGCGATCATGGAGACGGTCTATGTGATGACCAACCGCCCGATCTGGCGCCAGATGACGAAATTCTGGGCTACGCTTTTCGGGATCAACTTCGTCCTCGGGGTCGCCACGGGGATCACGATGGAATTCCAGTTCGGGATGAACTGGTCCTATTACAGCCACTATGTCGGTGACATCTTCGGCGCGCCGCTCGCGATCGAGGGGCTGATGGCCTTCTTCCTGGAGGCGACCTTTGTCGGGCTCATGTTCTTCGGCTGGGACAAGATGTCGAAGCCGATGCACGCGATCGTCACATGGCTTGTCGCCATCGGTTCGAACTTCTCGGCACTGTGGATCCTGATCGCCAATGGCTGGATGCAGCACCCCGTGGGGGCCGAATTCAACCCCGTCTCGATGCGTATGGAGATGACCTCTTTCTTCGACGTGATGTTCAACGAAGTGGCGCAGGCCAAGTTCGTGCATACCGTCTCTGCGGGCTATGTCACCGCCTCGGTCTTCGTGCTGGGCGTGTCGGCGTGGTATCTGCTGCAGGGCCGTCACACGGAACTCGCCCGCCGCTCCATCGCGGTGGCCGCCAGTTTCGGTCTGGCCGCGGCGTTTTCGGTGGTCATTCTGGGCGACGAATCCGGCTACTCGGCCACCCATACCCAGAAGATGAAGCTCGCCGCGATCGAGGGCATGTGGGAAACCCATGAGGCCCCGGCCCCCTTCAACCTGTTCGGCGTGCCCGACCGGGAAGAGCGTGAAACCAAGTACGCGGTGCAGATTCCCATTGCCATGGGCCTGATCGGCACACGGTCGCTGACCGAGGAAATGTCGGGCATCAACGATCTGGTGGACGAAGCCGAAGACCGCGTGCGCAATGGCCTGATCGCCTATGACGCCCTGATGGACATCCGCGCGGCCAAGGGCGATGCCTCGCCCGAAACCATGGCGCAGTTTGAAGACCACAGCGAAGATCTGGGCTTCGCCTTCCTTCTGAAACGCTATGTCGACGACCCGCGCACCGCGACGGAAGCGCAGATCGAACAGGCGGCCAGCGACACGATCCCCGGTGTGTTCCCGCTGTTCTGGGCGTTCCGCATCATGGTGGGCCTTGGCTTTGCCTTCATCGGCGTGATGATCTTCTTCTTCGTCCGCGCCAACTTCTACCGTATGCAGTTCCCGCGCTGGTCGCTGTGGCTGGCGGTGGTGGCCATCCCGACGCCGTGGATCGCGGCCGAAATGGGCTGGTTCGTGGCCGAGTTCGGACGGCAACCCTGGACGGTGGATGGTGTCCTGCCGACGGCGCTGTCGGTCAGCCATCTAAGCGTGACACAGGTCGGGCTGACGCTGGCGGGCTTCGTCACCTTCTACTCGATCCTCTTCATCATCGAGATGGGGCTGATGCTGAAATACATCCGCAAGGGGCCGTTCATGGACGTCTCCGAAACCGATGCCTGGACCAAGCGGCATAGCGACCGCCTGTCGGGCCGCGGCAGCAGCATCCAACCGGCGGAGTAA
- a CDS encoding Rrf2 family transcriptional regulator translates to MRLTTRTNIAMRALMYCAVNGDRMVRKADIASACNTSENHMAQVINTLSHHGFVQTTRGRNGGLTLNRKPEEITVGEVFRHLESGVPFAECFDPETNTCPISCCCLLKEAIHKALDQFYATLDAITLADLVVGNQSLEEALSLVPQ, encoded by the coding sequence ATGCGCCTGACCACACGCACCAACATTGCGATGCGCGCGCTCATGTACTGTGCTGTCAATGGTGATCGGATGGTCCGCAAGGCGGATATCGCGTCGGCCTGCAACACGTCCGAAAACCACATGGCGCAGGTGATCAACACGCTGTCGCATCACGGTTTCGTCCAAACGACGCGCGGGCGCAATGGCGGGCTGACGCTGAACCGCAAGCCCGAGGAGATCACCGTGGGCGAGGTCTTCCGGCATCTGGAATCGGGCGTTCCCTTCGCGGAATGTTTTGACCCGGAAACCAATACCTGTCCGATTTCCTGCTGTTGCCTTCTGAAGGAAGCGATTCACAAGGCGCTCGATCAGTTCTACGCGACACTTGACGCGATCACGCTGGCCGATCTCGTGGTCGGAAACCAGTCGCTGGAAGAGGCGCTTTCGCTTGTGCCACAATAA
- a CDS encoding PRC-barrel domain-containing protein — protein MKLMTATVTALTLAATGALAENTGAGMKTGSSMEVGQTSGAMQQADGLIRTRDITGGKIYTTADTTEGGWNPAGMFDKVHDDWKVIGEIEDVVLSHDGQMIGVVGEVGGFLDIADKHVMISVSDLNLVAVDDMKYALVTRLTEEQLEQKQNVDEGFWN, from the coding sequence ATGAAACTGATGACAGCAACCGTGACTGCCCTGACGCTTGCCGCGACCGGCGCACTGGCCGAAAACACTGGCGCGGGCATGAAGACCGGCTCGTCGATGGAGGTCGGCCAGACCTCTGGTGCGATGCAGCAGGCCGACGGCCTGATCCGCACGCGCGACATCACCGGCGGCAAGATCTACACGACGGCTGACACGACCGAAGGCGGCTGGAACCCGGCGGGCATGTTCGACAAGGTCCACGATGACTGGAAGGTCATCGGCGAGATCGAGGACGTGGTCCTGTCGCATGACGGCCAGATGATCGGCGTTGTCGGCGAGGTCGGCGGCTTTCTCGACATCGCGGACAAGCACGTGATGATCTCGGTCAGCGACCTGAACCTCGTCGCAGTGGACGACATGAAATACGCGTTGGTGACGCGGCTGACCGAAGAGCAGCTGGAGCAGAAGCAGAATGTCGACGAAGGCTTCTGGAACTGA